Proteins encoded together in one Pseudorca crassidens isolate mPseCra1 chromosome 17, mPseCra1.hap1, whole genome shotgun sequence window:
- the HHLA1 gene encoding HERV-H LTR-associating protein 1, with the protein MPGFLLHGPLVRLCLGLACVLSLYNTESAFKGEAKKENVMTFLLTTLSGLRGDESREKGVAFLDTTELPARSVDLSALNLTELVNGMLIRALKDSKHFFSLLSVTSHSSFAFHKFSVAIYNISNLKTVDPAKFPSRYCYCLNNRTNDLSDFTALLVDIIGNSTSYLTEILKSPSILSVSQVNESDCIFICVMSGKSGRNLSDFWEMAEKSPVINYTFTSSMSGVLGESTSGTALTSQLTPTSRQTLPRTSPPRGSQNAGVSALRSSPRTETTPPSQGEQTTNTNKHAEGHSRAPAALDGASPTLSDWATGKVAGIPWVTARRQAWASTLPVPWAQATSEKTPGGLPWETRSSPPTSPAEAEKATNTRNFSETPARTAAMPDSPPGTSPTSGPFTPGTQTPSPTKAPAPRYPQAGDLPAAWPFTPGEEPVLVPGPHQASRCPEPLLKEAAMTSAPLTLAVQKLNPCLMELCRFFQQCLCRSQKRDPRMEAVRYCLEYYSWFLKNATYICQRVKRVFHSHTLKQKCLENICKSV; encoded by the exons ATGCCAGGCTTCCTGCTACATGGTCCACTGGTAAGGCTGTGCCTGGGCCTCGCATGTGTCCTGTCCCTTTACAATACAG agTCTGCCTTTAAAGGGGAAGCCAAGAAGGAAAATGTCATGACCTTCCTACTTACAACAT TGTCTGGCCTCAGAGGAGACGAGAGTAGAGAAAAGGGGGTCGCTTTTCTGGATACCACAG AACTGCCTGCAAGGTCGGTTGATCTGTCTGCGCTTAACCTGACAGAGCTGGTGAACGGGATGCTGATCAGAGCTTTAAAAG ACAGCAAGCACTTTTTCTCCTTGCTAAGTGTTACTTCCCACAGCTCCTTTGCCTTCCACAAGTTTTCTGTGGCCATTTACAACA TTTCTAACCTGAAGACTGTGGACCCGGCCAAATTCCCCTCACGGTACTGCTACTGCTTAAACAACCGGACCAACGATTTATCAG ATTTCACAGCCCTACTGGTGGACATCATTGGAAATTCTACCAGCTACCTCACAGAGATTTTAAAGTCACCCTCCATCCTCTCAG TGAGTCAAGTGAATGAATCTGACTGCATCTTCATCTGTGTGATGTCAGGAAAGTCAG GAAGGAATCTTTCTGACTTCTGGGAGATGGCGGAAAAATCTCCTGTTATCAATTACACATTTACCAGCAGCATGTCTGGTGTTCTGGGTGAGT CTACCAGCGGGACGGCCCTGACTTCACAGCTCACACCCACAAGCCGGCAAACACTACCAAGGACAAGCCCCCCACGTGGATCCCAGAACGCTGGAGTGTCTGCTCTGAGAAGCTCTCCCAGGACAGAGACAACCCCTCCTTCACAGGGAGAGCAGACCACGAACACAAACAAGCATGCTGAGGGTCACAGCAGAGCCCCGGCCGCCCTGGACGGCGCCTCTCCCACCCTCTCAGACTGGG CTACCGGGAAGGTGGCTGGAATTCCATGGGTGACAGCCCGCAGGCAGGCATGGGCTTCCACACTACCTGTGCCCTGGGCTCAGGCCACCAGTGAGAAAACACCTGGAGGTCTTCCCTGGGAAACACGTTCCTCCCCGCCGACATCTCCTGCAGAGGCCGAGAAGGCCACGAACACACGGAACTTTTCCGAGACTCCTGCCAGGACAGCGGCCATGCCTGACAGCCCACCAGGGACCAGCCCAACCTCAG GCCCATTCACCCCTGGCACACAGACTCCAAGTCCCACCAAGGCTCCGGCCCCCAGATATCCACAGGCAG GTGATCTCCCTGCTGCGTGGCCCTTTACCCCTGGAGAAGAGCCAGTCCTCGTCCCAGGACCCCACCAGGCTTCAA GGTGTCCTGAGCCGCTCCTCAAGGAGGCGGCCATGACCTCTGCTCCTCTCACGCTGGCCGTCCAGAAGCTCAACCCTTGCCTGATGGAGCTGTGCCGCTTTTTCCAGCAATGCCTCTGCAGGAGCCAGAAGAGAGACCCCAGGATGGAGGCAGTGAG GTATTGTCTTGAATACTATTCCTGGTTTCTGAAGAATGCAACATACATCTGTCAGAGGGTGAAAAGGGTGTTCCACTCACACA ccttgAAACAAAAATGCCTCGAGAATATCTGCAAGTCTGTTTGA